One part of the bacterium genome encodes these proteins:
- a CDS encoding ComEC family competence protein: MRAPALYALIFFVCGIVIASYTSLPAMAYLGIAAISTAAAVIYTLANRTLSSRITLCIALISAAAFLTCLQLREIPSNHISHFLDLDGKSTIVGRIVSEPDIRPTKTFLTVEAESLSRQGITIATSGAVRLRISKATNEFNIDDRIRFNGFVVRPLDSRNPGAFDYRRYLEIRGIAAICNLGDYDQVERLETQGSVGFIKSIVAPARSYITQVFEENLQPDHSALMRGFLIGDVRFIPSDVYQRFKDTGTLHVLAASGSNVGYVTLTIFLVASLFRLPRRSRYLLAIAGVVLFSFLAYNQPSVVRASVMAVVALIGLSLRRDQNWLNTISVAGLIVLAFHPLYLFDLGTQLSFAAAFALILFMPPLEPLLPKSKRVSMRIIRYFLIIFFGSVVAQIGVIPILLYHFHTVPLVSFLSNLLIVPLVGVAAIVGIVLVFISAIPIITGVCSAFLQFLLDCIHWSTLFFENLQIPPIQIGAPELLTVLSYYLLLQIVLAIGVRSRHFLSFLMIFIVTLNVIVWRAVVAGPEAGTRITILDTSKITTIFTEEPSGKTTLINGGGKSRFFDNGESVVLPFLRFRGIGSISEVCWTSQREGNLQSLATIREATRSHDHSISAALGDSLKYLNPAIQLQWDSLCLVFVTEAVAVQSLNTSRCNANILGLTWSFLANNSAEQIIELFQPETVVFTDYSSRYAQRDKLVALRNKYPQIKILSVLESGAVEILVDHGRASIRTAAEM, translated from the coding sequence ATGCGCGCTCCTGCGCTGTACGCACTCATCTTTTTCGTATGCGGTATTGTCATTGCTTCGTACACGTCTTTGCCGGCAATGGCGTACCTTGGAATTGCTGCAATTTCAACTGCCGCTGCAGTAATCTACACACTAGCCAATCGCACTTTATCAAGCAGAATCACACTCTGCATTGCACTGATATCAGCAGCCGCTTTCCTGACATGCCTGCAACTCCGTGAAATTCCTTCAAATCACATTTCTCATTTTCTCGATCTCGACGGAAAGTCAACCATTGTCGGGCGCATCGTTTCTGAACCCGACATTCGACCAACCAAGACATTCCTGACGGTCGAAGCTGAATCATTGAGTCGGCAGGGAATCACGATAGCGACTTCTGGCGCAGTCAGACTGCGAATCAGCAAGGCGACCAATGAGTTTAACATTGATGATCGCATCAGATTCAACGGTTTCGTTGTCCGTCCCCTCGATTCGCGCAATCCCGGCGCCTTCGACTACCGCCGTTACTTGGAAATCCGCGGCATCGCAGCAATCTGCAATCTCGGTGATTATGATCAGGTCGAAAGGCTCGAAACGCAGGGAAGTGTTGGGTTCATCAAGTCAATCGTGGCTCCAGCGCGCAGCTATATCACGCAAGTTTTCGAAGAGAATCTTCAGCCGGACCATTCCGCCCTTATGCGTGGCTTTTTGATAGGGGATGTGCGGTTCATTCCAAGCGATGTCTACCAGCGTTTCAAAGATACTGGCACTTTGCATGTACTCGCTGCATCAGGGTCAAACGTCGGCTATGTGACGCTTACGATATTCCTCGTGGCCAGCCTGTTTAGGCTGCCTCGGCGTTCGCGATACCTTCTGGCGATAGCGGGTGTGGTCTTGTTCTCGTTTCTGGCTTACAATCAGCCCTCGGTGGTGCGTGCTTCAGTTATGGCGGTAGTTGCTTTGATAGGCTTATCGCTGCGCCGCGACCAGAACTGGCTCAACACAATCTCAGTTGCTGGATTGATTGTTCTGGCGTTCCATCCGTTGTATCTGTTTGACCTTGGCACTCAGTTATCATTCGCTGCCGCCTTCGCATTGATCCTATTTATGCCGCCGCTTGAGCCGCTTCTTCCCAAGAGCAAGAGAGTCTCAATGCGCATCATTCGCTACTTCTTGATCATCTTTTTCGGAAGCGTCGTCGCCCAAATCGGAGTCATACCGATACTCCTATATCACTTTCATACGGTACCGCTCGTGAGTTTTCTCTCCAACCTGCTAATCGTCCCACTCGTGGGCGTCGCAGCAATTGTAGGCATAGTACTGGTCTTCATTTCTGCAATTCCGATAATCACCGGAGTTTGCAGCGCCTTCCTGCAGTTTCTTCTTGATTGTATCCACTGGTCGACCTTGTTCTTCGAGAATCTTCAAATCCCTCCCATTCAAATTGGAGCGCCAGAGTTGTTAACAGTGCTCTCATACTATCTCCTGCTACAGATCGTGTTAGCGATCGGCGTCAGGAGCCGGCATTTCTTGTCCTTTCTGATGATATTCATTGTCACCTTAAATGTCATCGTGTGGAGAGCCGTCGTCGCCGGCCCTGAAGCCGGAACTCGAATCACGATTCTCGACACGTCCAAGATTACCACGATCTTCACTGAAGAGCCAAGCGGCAAGACTACTCTGATAAACGGCGGCGGCAAGAGCCGATTCTTCGACAATGGCGAATCCGTGGTCTTGCCATTCCTGCGATTTCGAGGCATTGGATCCATCAGCGAAGTCTGCTGGACATCTCAGCGAGAAGGCAATCTCCAGTCCTTGGCAACGATTAGGGAGGCGACTCGCAGCCACGACCACTCGATTTCCGCCGCTCTTGGAGATTCGCTCAAGTACCTAAACCCGGCAATTCAGCTACAATGGGACAGTTTGTGTCTCGTTTTTGTCACCGAAGCAGTGGCTGTTCAAAGTTTGAACACGAGCCGATGTAATGCTAACATTCTTGGACTAACTTGGTCCTTCCTTGCGAACAATTCTGCAGAACAAATCATCGAGTTGTTTCAGCCCGAAACCGTCGTATTCACTGACTACTCCAGTCGTTATGCTCAGCGCGACAAACTCGTTGCGTTGCGAAACAAATACCCTCAAATCAAGATACTGTCAGTGCTCGAAAGCGGGGCTGTAGAGATCTTGGTCGACCACGGCCGCGCCTCAATTAGGACCGCAGCCGAAATGTGA
- a CDS encoding tetratricopeptide repeat protein: protein MMESASLADRIEKCERILKENSNSQVFAALADAYRSKGDLDQAFRVCRQGLRLHPEYGPGHLVMAKINFERKMFDWAEQELDEAVSVDGETRATQQLRVEIYIAKSNYVEAENAIKKLRATGVNPIMIQELQQRLERQKKEARRRRVDQPGSNGQSPAGGFGSSGSASRTAVVSAEPQTITLNQALDRLSQVAGVRCIVCANHDGTVIDSRGRCVPDCVEIAAFGVEMSRNAETEAAYMCLGDPQQIWIESQDAMILIVKLNRYGLVLMCDKEVNSGSMRLTLDEIVDRLLDS from the coding sequence ATGATGGAATCTGCAAGTCTGGCGGATCGTATCGAAAAATGCGAACGAATTCTCAAAGAGAATTCCAATTCGCAGGTTTTTGCCGCTTTGGCCGATGCTTACCGCTCTAAAGGTGATCTCGATCAGGCATTTCGCGTCTGTCGGCAAGGTCTGCGCCTTCATCCCGAGTACGGCCCCGGTCATCTGGTAATGGCGAAGATCAACTTCGAACGCAAAATGTTTGACTGGGCTGAACAAGAGCTCGATGAAGCTGTCTCTGTCGATGGCGAGACACGCGCAACCCAACAACTGCGGGTTGAGATCTACATCGCCAAATCCAACTATGTCGAAGCGGAAAATGCGATCAAGAAATTGCGCGCTACCGGCGTCAATCCAATCATGATTCAAGAGCTTCAACAGAGATTGGAAAGACAGAAGAAAGAGGCTCGTCGCCGTCGCGTAGACCAACCCGGAAGCAATGGCCAGTCACCTGCCGGCGGATTTGGTTCAAGTGGATCAGCGAGTCGAACCGCTGTTGTCAGCGCCGAACCGCAGACCATTACACTCAATCAGGCGCTTGACCGTCTGTCGCAAGTCGCTGGCGTGCGTTGCATCGTCTGTGCTAACCACGACGGAACTGTCATTGACAGCCGTGGCCGATGTGTTCCCGATTGCGTTGAAATCGCGGCTTTCGGAGTGGAAATGAGCCGAAACGCCGAAACCGAAGCTGCTTACATGTGCCTGGGCGATCCGCAACAAATCTGGATCGAGTCTCAGGATGCTATGATTTTAATCGTCAAGCTGAACCGCTATGGGTTGGTCTTGATGTGCGATAAGGAAGTCAATTCCGGTTCGATGCGTCTCACCCTGGATGAGATCGTCGACCGTCTGCTGGACAGTTAA
- the argF gene encoding ornithine carbamoyltransferase — protein MKRDFLAETDFTTDEINRVFELCHQMKQGEISPKPLLGKTVGCIFHKASLRTRISFEVGVSELGGTSLYITEKEIELGKRESIYDAAKVLSRYLAMITIRTFAHSDVEQLAKHAEIPVINALTDLLHPCQILGDAFTIIEKKKKLDGLKIVYLGDGNNITNSFINLARRFPIHFVIGTNPSTMPDAELIKLAQAEKVGRVEVIFDPKEAVRNADVVYTDVWASMGQKHLAEEKAALLKDFQVNDNLMKLTKPDCLVMHCLPALRNAEITDSVIDGPNSVVFDQAENRLHIQKAIMLVLMDDKRLKN, from the coding sequence ATGAAGAGAGACTTTCTTGCCGAGACCGATTTTACGACCGATGAGATCAATCGGGTATTTGAACTGTGCCACCAGATGAAGCAGGGTGAAATCAGCCCAAAACCGCTGCTGGGCAAGACCGTCGGCTGTATCTTCCACAAAGCCTCTTTACGGACCAGAATCTCTTTCGAGGTCGGCGTCAGTGAGCTCGGCGGCACATCCCTTTACATCACCGAAAAGGAAATCGAACTCGGCAAACGTGAGTCGATTTATGATGCGGCCAAGGTGCTGTCCCGCTATTTGGCGATGATCACCATCCGTACCTTCGCCCATTCCGATGTCGAACAGCTGGCAAAGCATGCCGAAATCCCGGTAATCAATGCCCTTACCGATTTGCTTCACCCTTGTCAAATCCTCGGGGATGCTTTCACTATTATAGAGAAGAAGAAAAAGCTCGATGGACTGAAGATTGTCTATCTGGGCGATGGCAACAATATCACCAATTCCTTCATCAATTTGGCCCGTCGATTCCCGATTCACTTCGTCATCGGCACTAACCCCAGCACCATGCCGGATGCCGAGTTAATCAAGCTCGCACAGGCTGAAAAGGTTGGCCGCGTTGAAGTTATCTTCGATCCTAAAGAAGCCGTCCGCAATGCCGATGTAGTCTATACGGATGTGTGGGCGAGTATGGGTCAGAAGCATTTGGCAGAGGAAAAGGCGGCATTGCTAAAGGACTTCCAGGTGAACGACAACCTCATGAAGTTGACAAAGCCTGATTGTCTTGTTATGCACTGTCTGCCTGCTCTAAGAAATGCTGAGATAACCGACTCTGTGATCGACGGTCCAAACTCGGTAGTTTTCGATCAGGCCGAAAACAGACTCCACATCCAAAAAGCGATTATGCTCGTGTTAATGGATGACAAAAGACTGAAGAACTAA
- the rpsT gene encoding 30S ribosomal protein S20, with translation MAVHKSVKKRHRQSVKLRSRNRTIKGQLKTAVRLVETGEENPKAAMSSLTALLDKAVKRNIVHKNTAARKKSRLTKMLNKKAESK, from the coding sequence TTGGCAGTACATAAGTCAGTTAAAAAGAGACACAGACAATCAGTTAAGTTGCGTTCGCGCAATCGTACGATTAAGGGTCAGCTTAAGACAGCAGTGAGATTGGTCGAGACCGGTGAGGAGAATCCCAAAGCCGCGATGTCATCATTGACGGCATTGCTCGACAAAGCGGTGAAGCGTAATATTGTTCACAAGAACACCGCCGCCCGGAAGAAAAGCCGTTTGACGAAGATGCTCAACAAAAAAGCTGAGTCAAAGTAG
- a CDS encoding roadblock/LC7 domain-containing protein produces MREVLSELNKTSGITGSMLVGHDGIVIAADLNSRYDDETIGALAGSISSTVAKSLDRMNQTPLQQLTIEADKGKMFIASTPVGYLVVTAESRVNIGLIRLEIKNAITQISL; encoded by the coding sequence ATGCGGGAAGTACTGTCTGAACTGAATAAGACTTCCGGTATCACCGGCAGCATGCTGGTGGGACATGACGGCATCGTGATTGCGGCTGATCTGAACAGCAGATATGACGACGAAACTATCGGTGCTCTCGCCGGATCAATTAGTTCCACGGTTGCCAAAAGTCTTGACCGGATGAATCAAACACCGCTCCAGCAACTGACAATCGAAGCGGACAAGGGGAAAATGTTCATCGCTTCGACACCAGTCGGTTACTTGGTCGTCACCGCAGAATCGCGCGTTAACATTGGTTTAATCAGACTGGAAATCAAGAACGCTATTACGCAGATCAGTCTGTAG
- a CDS encoding DUF4388 domain-containing protein, with translation MSFTGNLQTVTFPDLLQLFSAGKKTGTVNIIRGNIRKEIVFKEGNIISATSQDAEEDYLGQILLKTGRLTKTDLQRAIYMHKTSGKRIGQVLVEMKLLSREELGLFLKQQVEEIIYNLFSWKEGEFIFKEGQLPATREGLVDLNTMNIIMEGTRRIDEWVEIQKVLPNDHQILRVVSSPQVKSDEVTISLDEFRVITLIDGTRTLQEILEQSPLGDFATSRAIYKLMLGKLVEVSGAKEAEVADPREEDSLFWLLLRVYAASFTTIQRTLEKKLGTENEKLQITLANFRKGIWAYFNGVNHADFPTNFEALKRAISKTPKETRTLKLISGLNQILEEQLAYVYNYLGIEIRKQVASDIKKEVALPLAERREIDKKYDVGNELYRILKEVKVTKEVL, from the coding sequence ATGAGCTTTACCGGCAATCTCCAAACGGTGACATTTCCTGATTTGCTGCAGTTGTTCTCTGCCGGCAAAAAAACCGGCACGGTGAATATCATTCGCGGCAATATTCGCAAAGAGATTGTCTTCAAAGAAGGCAACATCATTAGCGCTACTTCTCAGGACGCCGAAGAAGATTATCTCGGACAAATCCTTCTGAAGACGGGGCGACTGACCAAGACCGACCTTCAGCGAGCCATCTACATGCACAAGACCTCCGGCAAACGGATTGGTCAAGTGCTCGTCGAGATGAAGCTGCTGTCGCGTGAGGAATTGGGGCTGTTCCTTAAGCAACAAGTCGAAGAGATCATTTACAATCTCTTCAGTTGGAAAGAAGGTGAGTTCATCTTCAAAGAGGGCCAGCTCCCGGCGACACGCGAGGGCTTGGTCGATCTCAACACGATGAACATCATCATGGAAGGCACTCGTCGAATCGATGAGTGGGTCGAAATCCAAAAAGTCCTTCCCAATGACCACCAGATACTCCGCGTCGTGTCCTCACCGCAAGTCAAGTCGGACGAAGTCACAATCTCGCTCGACGAATTCCGCGTCATCACGTTGATCGACGGTACCCGTACTCTGCAGGAGATTCTGGAGCAGTCGCCGCTTGGTGACTTTGCTACCTCCCGCGCCATTTACAAACTTATGCTCGGAAAACTCGTGGAAGTTTCCGGCGCCAAGGAAGCCGAAGTCGCCGACCCGCGCGAGGAAGACTCGCTCTTCTGGCTGCTTCTGCGCGTATATGCCGCTTCCTTCACGACGATTCAGCGCACGCTCGAAAAGAAGCTTGGCACAGAGAACGAAAAACTTCAGATCACGTTGGCGAATTTCCGCAAAGGAATCTGGGCCTACTTCAACGGTGTAAACCATGCGGACTTCCCGACGAACTTTGAAGCGCTCAAACGTGCCATTAGCAAGACTCCGAAAGAGACACGTACCCTCAAGCTGATCAGCGGATTGAATCAGATCCTCGAAGAACAGCTTGCTTATGTCTACAACTACCTCGGTATCGAGATTCGCAAGCAAGTGGCATCCGATATCAAGAAAGAGGTCGCTTTGCCGCTGGCAGAACGCCGCGAGATCGACAAGAAATACGATGTCGGCAACGAACTCTACCGGATTCTCAAGGAAGTAAAAGTGACCAAGGAGGTCCTGTGA
- a CDS encoding PaaI family thioesterase has translation MPKEVVRYNHCFVCGPDNPIGLNLKFLSEGNRAWTEFQPDRRHEGYKGILHGGIIGAILDEVMIKAALAQGIICVTASMEIRYKAPANLTSRFHFEAFVTKIRGRIIETSGLMTDETGKLIAESTAKYMTVTPEMQARLNQSLSE, from the coding sequence ATGCCAAAGGAAGTCGTTAGGTACAACCACTGTTTCGTCTGCGGTCCCGATAATCCGATCGGTCTGAATCTCAAGTTCCTTTCCGAAGGTAACCGCGCCTGGACAGAATTCCAACCCGATCGACGCCACGAGGGCTACAAGGGAATCCTCCACGGCGGAATAATCGGTGCCATACTTGACGAAGTGATGATCAAAGCGGCATTGGCGCAAGGCATCATCTGCGTTACGGCATCAATGGAAATCCGCTACAAAGCCCCCGCGAACTTGACTTCTCGATTTCATTTTGAAGCATTCGTCACTAAGATCCGTGGCAGAATCATCGAAACAAGCGGATTGATGACCGACGAAACAGGGAAGTTGATTGCAGAATCCACTGCAAAATACATGACAGTCACTCCGGAAATGCAGGCACGCCTCAACCAATCCCTCTCAGAATAA
- a CDS encoding HD domain-containing protein, giving the protein MVEAVELSGFKKEELESVPFTLLIPGTPVGLIHHIRAVTDTALRAADSMTQFFGDRIPINRDYLIAGGLLHDIGKFSEYKNEAGKFGKSDFGKLVRHPFSGAGLAMKHGLPAEIVHLIATHAGEGDKGYRSPMSVILHHADFINFEALGGKI; this is encoded by the coding sequence ATGGTCGAAGCCGTCGAGCTTAGTGGCTTCAAGAAAGAAGAACTCGAAAGCGTTCCCTTTACTCTGCTGATTCCAGGGACGCCCGTGGGTCTCATTCATCATATCCGTGCAGTAACCGATACCGCTTTGCGGGCGGCGGATTCCATGACGCAGTTCTTTGGCGACAGAATCCCGATCAATCGCGATTACCTGATAGCGGGCGGATTATTGCACGACATCGGCAAGTTCTCGGAGTACAAGAACGAAGCCGGCAAATTCGGCAAATCAGACTTCGGCAAGTTAGTGCGCCACCCGTTTTCGGGGGCCGGATTGGCGATGAAACACGGCCTTCCGGCAGAAATCGTGCATCTCATTGCGACACACGCGGGTGAGGGAGACAAAGGCTACCGCTCGCCAATGTCAGTGATCTTACATCACGCCGATTTTATCAATTTCGAGGCTCTGGGCGGCAAGATCTAA
- a CDS encoding tryptophanase, whose translation MDHFAEPYRIKVVEAINLISREEREQRIREAHFNIFNLKSQDVFVDLLTDSGTSAMSDNQWAGMMLGDEAYAQCRNYQHFEETLRDVFGFKYFIPVHQGRVAENLLFSTIVKPGDYIINNTHFDTTRANTMHKGGIPIDLICKEARDPHAKFPFKGNMDVAKLEDFIREKGAEKIPACFMTLTNNSCGGQPVSMENIKAVSAVLKKFEIPFYFDCARFAENAYFIKTREKGFENKSVKDITREMFSYADGALMSAKKDGLVNMGGFLALNDGELEQKITNLMILIEGFRTYGGLSGRDLEAIARGIYEALDERYLEFRTKQVAFLGEELMKRGVPIIEPTGGHAVFINAGEFLPHIDKGAFPGQSLVVALYREGGIRCCEIGSIMFETKDAITGKSEYAPYELVRLAVPRRVYTNAHLMHVALCMEKICSYKEKLVGFEFVYEAQYLRHFTMKLREKAAVSAKV comes from the coding sequence ATGGACCACTTTGCCGAGCCTTACCGAATTAAAGTCGTAGAAGCAATCAATCTCATCTCCCGCGAAGAGCGCGAACAGCGCATCCGCGAAGCACACTTCAATATCTTTAACCTGAAATCGCAGGATGTCTTTGTCGACCTGTTGACCGATTCCGGCACCAGCGCGATGAGCGACAACCAGTGGGCGGGAATGATGCTCGGCGACGAGGCCTACGCGCAATGCCGCAATTACCAACATTTCGAAGAAACGCTGCGCGACGTGTTCGGCTTTAAGTACTTCATCCCAGTACACCAAGGCCGCGTGGCTGAGAATCTCCTGTTCTCGACGATTGTCAAGCCCGGCGACTACATCATCAACAACACGCATTTTGATACCACCCGTGCCAACACGATGCACAAAGGTGGAATTCCGATCGACCTCATCTGCAAAGAGGCTCGCGACCCGCACGCCAAGTTTCCGTTCAAGGGCAATATGGATGTCGCCAAGCTCGAGGATTTCATCCGTGAGAAGGGCGCCGAAAAAATTCCGGCCTGCTTCATGACATTGACCAACAACTCCTGCGGTGGACAGCCGGTATCAATGGAAAATATCAAAGCCGTGAGCGCAGTGCTCAAGAAATTCGAGATACCATTCTACTTTGACTGCGCCCGCTTTGCCGAGAATGCCTACTTCATCAAGACTCGCGAGAAGGGCTTCGAAAACAAATCAGTCAAAGATATTACTCGCGAGATGTTCAGCTATGCCGATGGCGCTCTAATGTCTGCCAAGAAAGACGGTCTCGTCAACATGGGCGGTTTCCTCGCGCTGAACGATGGTGAGTTGGAACAGAAAATCACAAATCTGATGATCTTGATTGAAGGCTTCCGCACCTATGGCGGACTTTCTGGCCGCGATCTGGAAGCCATCGCCCGCGGCATCTATGAGGCGTTGGATGAACGCTATCTCGAGTTTCGCACCAAACAAGTAGCTTTCCTCGGTGAAGAGTTAATGAAGCGCGGGGTTCCGATCATCGAACCGACCGGCGGCCACGCCGTATTCATCAATGCCGGCGAGTTTCTGCCGCATATCGACAAGGGCGCATTTCCGGGACAATCTCTGGTGGTTGCACTTTATCGCGAAGGCGGAATCCGTTGCTGCGAGATCGGCTCTATAATGTTCGAGACTAAGGACGCCATCACCGGCAAGAGCGAATATGCACCTTACGAACTGGTCCGCCTGGCCGTGCCGCGTCGCGTTTATACCAACGCCCACCTGATGCACGTTGCTCTCTGCATGGAGAAGATTTGCAGCTACAAGGAGAAGTTGGTCGGATTTGAATTCGTCTACGAAGCTCAATACCTCCGCCACTTCACCATGAAGTTACGCGAGAAGGCGGCAGTCAGCGCGAAAGTGTAG
- the murJ gene encoding murein biosynthesis integral membrane protein MurJ, producing the protein MESKQPAKSSLARSAGIVSGATLISRVLGLVREQVTAYLFGASDAVDAFKSAFRIPNLLRDMFAEGALSAGFIPIFSEKLRSGSKEEAIRFAGLVFGAMTAIVAVVVLLMMMLTPQLVTLIAEGFEQVPGKLDSTITMARFMMPFLLMVSLAALLMGILNSLGKFFVPAIAPAMMNLGMIICSVALTPFVDPPVLSLAIGVLVGGAAQFFVQYLALKKAGFRFPLIIDFANPDLLRLFLLILPTTIGLAATQINVAVINRIASTDSGAVSYLDYAFRLLHLPLGLFAIAIATVALPRLSAEAAAGNDSQFGYIHSSALRLGLFFSLPATVVMLLLSEQICAAVYQYGAFTSEDTIHTARALAMYAFGLPFFTLVRITVPAFYALKDTRTPAIISLISVLANILMCFQLRDNFGFAGLALAASLAGVVNFVLLTYLLRKRIRIIEDGPVLKALLRIVAATVLTGAVVWLSREFVIEPYIEDKAHHIFELILLGGIAIVAFVASCFLLGVEELSQITKKLKGRFGRT; encoded by the coding sequence TTGGAAAGTAAACAACCCGCCAAGAGCAGTCTGGCGCGTTCTGCCGGCATTGTCTCGGGCGCGACCCTGATTTCGCGCGTCCTTGGTCTTGTCCGAGAGCAGGTTACAGCATATCTCTTTGGTGCCTCGGACGCTGTTGACGCCTTCAAATCCGCATTTCGTATCCCGAATCTGCTGCGAGATATGTTTGCCGAAGGGGCGCTCTCAGCAGGTTTTATCCCTATTTTCTCCGAGAAACTGCGTTCTGGCTCCAAGGAAGAGGCAATCCGCTTCGCTGGGCTGGTTTTCGGTGCAATGACGGCCATCGTCGCTGTAGTCGTTCTCTTGATGATGATGCTCACTCCCCAGCTTGTAACCCTGATCGCCGAAGGATTCGAACAAGTCCCGGGAAAACTCGATTCGACCATTACAATGGCAAGATTTATGATGCCGTTCCTTTTGATGGTCTCGCTCGCAGCATTGCTTATGGGCATTCTCAACTCACTGGGCAAATTCTTCGTCCCGGCAATTGCTCCGGCAATGATGAATCTCGGCATGATTATCTGCTCGGTTGCTCTAACTCCGTTCGTTGATCCACCGGTTCTGAGTCTCGCCATTGGTGTGCTTGTCGGTGGGGCAGCACAATTCTTCGTCCAGTATTTGGCACTCAAGAAGGCAGGGTTTCGCTTTCCGCTGATTATCGACTTCGCCAACCCCGACCTATTGCGGCTATTCTTGCTGATCCTGCCAACTACTATTGGTTTAGCAGCAACCCAGATTAACGTCGCTGTGATTAATCGAATTGCGTCGACAGATTCCGGCGCCGTCTCATATCTTGACTACGCGTTCCGCCTCCTGCATCTGCCGCTCGGCTTGTTTGCAATCGCCATCGCGACTGTTGCTCTGCCGCGTCTCTCTGCCGAAGCCGCTGCCGGAAACGACTCACAATTTGGATACATCCACTCCAGTGCACTACGGCTTGGTTTGTTTTTCAGCCTGCCCGCTACCGTCGTCATGCTTTTGCTCTCAGAGCAGATTTGTGCTGCTGTTTATCAATATGGTGCATTTACATCCGAAGATACGATCCACACCGCTCGAGCGCTGGCGATGTATGCGTTTGGCCTGCCGTTCTTTACCTTAGTCCGAATTACTGTGCCGGCATTTTATGCTCTCAAGGATACCCGCACACCGGCAATCATCTCGCTAATCAGTGTACTCGCCAACATTCTAATGTGTTTTCAACTGAGAGATAACTTCGGATTTGCCGGACTTGCTTTGGCGGCGTCTCTTGCCGGCGTTGTGAACTTCGTCCTTCTAACCTATCTATTGCGCAAGCGCATTCGCATCATCGAAGATGGACCAGTCCTAAAGGCGCTCTTGCGTATTGTCGCCGCGACAGTTTTGACTGGTGCCGTTGTTTGGCTATCTCGCGAGTTCGTTATTGAGCCATATATCGAGGATAAAGCGCACCACATTTTTGAGTTGATTCTTCTCGGCGGAATAGCGATAGTAGCATTTGTAGCAAGTTGCTTTTTGCTCGGAGTTGAAGAATTGTCGCAAATCACGAAAAAACTCAAGGGTAGATTCGGTCGGACTTAG
- a CDS encoding asparaginase gives MTNTEILSEVRRNGTVESVHYGSIVVTDNKGTVLYHVGDPELVTFTRSSAKAFQFLPVFESGATKHFGHSLQQMAIMLGSHNGSELHQKVAKSNLDLIGLDESYLKCGSHLPVELKLKGELPVTGVKYTSLAHNCSGKHSGQLALAVHIGDDPNNYIDPESKTQKLVKQAVSEAYDYPIDQIKMGTDGCSLPNFCLPLRNMAKAYACIVTKTSDSPIRREAYQTIYDAMSHFPLMVSGNKRCDLAVTEACKGDVILKVGGEAVQTIGVVSKGIGIAIKVIDGNTRGLFPAICEVLRQLDVIDDATFKSLGVFSRPQLYNDRKINIGEIVPVFTLKRG, from the coding sequence ATGACTAATACCGAAATCCTCTCCGAAGTCCGCCGCAACGGCACCGTCGAGTCCGTTCACTACGGTTCGATCGTCGTCACCGACAACAAGGGCACTGTGCTGTACCATGTCGGCGATCCGGAACTTGTAACCTTCACAAGGTCATCTGCAAAGGCATTCCAATTCCTACCGGTGTTTGAATCGGGTGCGACAAAACACTTCGGCCACAGCCTTCAGCAAATGGCAATTATGCTCGGCTCGCACAACGGCAGCGAATTGCATCAGAAGGTCGCGAAGTCAAACCTCGACCTGATTGGACTCGACGAATCATACCTGAAATGCGGCTCACATTTACCTGTCGAGTTGAAGCTGAAAGGCGAACTCCCAGTGACGGGTGTCAAATACACTTCGCTCGCGCACAATTGCTCTGGCAAACATTCCGGCCAGTTGGCGCTCGCTGTCCACATCGGCGATGACCCAAACAATTACATCGACCCGGAATCCAAAACGCAGAAACTGGTCAAGCAGGCTGTGTCGGAAGCGTACGACTACCCAATCGACCAAATCAAAATGGGCACCGACGGCTGTTCACTGCCGAACTTCTGCTTGCCTTTGCGTAACATGGCGAAAGCCTATGCCTGCATCGTGACCAAGACTTCCGACAGCCCGATTCGTCGCGAAGCGTATCAGACCATCTACGACGCAATGTCACATTTTCCTCTAATGGTTTCTGGCAACAAACGCTGCGACCTTGCCGTAACTGAAGCCTGCAAGGGTGATGTCATTCTCAAAGTCGGCGGCGAGGCAGTCCAAACCATCGGCGTGGTTTCAAAGGGCATCGGCATCGCGATCAAGGTCATCGACGGCAACACGCGTGGGCTTTTCCCAGCAATTTGCGAAGTCTTGCGCCAATTGGACGTCATCGATGACGCAACTTTCAAATCGCTTGGCGTTTTCAGCCGTCCGCAATTATATAATGACAGAAAAATCAACATCGGCGAAATCGTGCCGGTTTTCACCCTTAAACGAGGTTAG